CAAATACGAAGCAACCCAAAACGCCATACACAGTTCCTAACACGGTTCCTTGAGCCTTAACATTTGCAGCTCTAAATGTGGCTTCTCTCCCCGAAACATAGCTCACGGCCACTGGAAGCCCAGCCCAGAACCCATTTTCTTTGCTGTATATTAAGCCCATGAACACTGAGAGGcccaaagagagagagaatttaATTGCTGGCATAAGATTTGTATTTCTTAACGTTGCTATCAAATTAGCCAACTTTTCTTTCGGAGAATTTCCATTTTTCTTAACGAGTAGGTCTTGAGTACAAGTTGGAGGTTCGGTCAATGATTTCTTGTGGAGGAGTTTGGCGCAAAATAAGAAGAAGCAAATGGATAATTCTTGGTAAGTTGTTGGAATGGTGTGAAGGGATTGGAGAAAATGGGTTGTGGTTTTTGCATTAGATTCGGGGACAGTTAGTGAACCGTCACGTAAGCTTTGTTTAGCTTGTTTTATGGTCAGGGTAACATGCTCCTCAAGGCTATTAAGACCATGTTTAAAGTCTTGGTCGAGAATGTTGATTGGGAATGAATTGGTGCAAGCTAAAGCCAACTCCATCCCTCTTAGATTGGTATCTACCTCTTGAAGTCTCTCTATTAGGCTCAAGCAATGTGatctgaaaattttaattggaaGTCTCTCCCATTGCATGCCCTCCTGTGCAAAAAGAAATTGataaaagggaagaaaaacaaaatgagtttaacgatagcaacaaaaaaaaactacatttaTAGGGAGATGCAACATTAATTGCTTTCATGAAATGAGTCTTTGGGCTTACATTGTAGCGAATGATGATAGAAAGGAGCTTGGTTCGCTTAGTTACTAAAGACTTGGCATGAGACATTAATCCGACCGCAGTAATCTTGTCCTCCTCGCATATCACTTTTACAAGAAGCTTCAATCTCTTCAAGATATTTTTGGTTAATCGCTTGTAGCTTTGATTCATCTGTACCAattatgaaacaaaatttagattatagaaatatttcttgaaaaacacacattatatatatatatatatataaactttccTTATTACTTTTATctctacttttcttttttcctttttatttatctcCTCTTAATTTTTGCCCAAAAATAGGATTGCATATGTCCCTCTTAAATTAATTGTCACTCCTGCACCGTGTACCTAGTTGACAGCGCGGTATCGCAATTACTACCACCACCTAGCCTGTATTATGTAATGCTAATGATATTCTTTTGGTACCCATTTTTAGTGCGCATTCGCTACGTACTCGCTTAGGTGTTAAGGTAAGAAAATTCTCTAGAATAGCAGCAAGTCTTACACAGCCCATGCTCCAAAGGTagcaatatttatatataaaccatatttttctctattttttaaataataaaaatccacAGCTTAATACACATTATGTACCTCTATAGTTTTACTTTCTCAACTAAGTAAACCTTAAGTATATAGATGTAGAATACTAGAGAAGAAAATAACGTGGAATGGGAATAAAAATAACAGAGAAGAAAAAACACCACTAACGGATGATGTGAAGATTCCATTTAAATGGCAAATGTTTTGTGGGCAAGAGTACTGAcagttttttctattttaatgaaAGAATCCACTTAAATGCCAAACGTTTCGATCATAAGgaattttcaaaagtttttctATTCAACTAGGATTGAATTTCCATAAGAATTTTTGCTGTTTGATGAGTAACTTTTTAGTCGgactttttaaacaaattttcccGCGAAAATCACCGAAATGTACAtatataaagttataaaaaaataatttaatagtgAAAGttttacacaattatataattataaattatttttttttctctctgtaTCTCTTGTCCTTCCACTGGTACACCAAAAAATGGAGATGTGGGTATAACATTTTCCATTACCTATCATGTGTGGCATGTATACACCCAAAAAAGGTAGCAACAAATATTATACCAGTCAACAAAGTCAGTGTTGTCATTCAACAGTCAACACAGCCGAAATCaaaatattgatattaattactataatatattttgtttggatttaGTGTCCAaactaatacaaattaatagCGTGTTATTACTGTAATAGTTTTTAGTTGCTTATAGGGCATCTTGACGTAAAAAGTAGATCAAACACATGTTAATCCGAGAACATTATAAGTTTTAGCAAATAGAAACATATTTCCTTGCTTTagcggtaaaaaaaaaataaaaaattgaatcatgTTAACATAGCATGCAGATGAACTAAAGACATGATTACCTGGGAGGAAGCAAGACGCGGATAAGGAAGCAGCAATGCCACAACGCAAGCAAGAACACCTAAGGCAGTGCTAGCAGCCAAGCTTATAGGGTGCATGATAGGATCAGTGTGAACACCATTTGCATAAGCCACCACGTACACCAGCACTATCTGACCCAACGATACACGTTTAGCTATCAAATGCGTGCTCTGAGGCCAGGGAAGAACCACCACAAATGCGGCCAGCGCCACCGCCGCAGCGCTGGTGGCTTTAGAGAACCGTCCTGGTCCGACAGCCCACAAGCTCAACATGGCGGGGCCCATGCTCTGAAAGGTGGCATAGAGTGCGAGCCAACATCCACGCAAGGCGTCTCCCAAAGCGGCGTCGTTTATGATGATGAGAATGGCTGTGACGTATGAGAATGCAGGGAATGCTACGAGGGTGCAAATGGAAGAAGGACCATAGAGGGTCACACAACCCACTATGGTGCACGCTAGGGCGGTTCGGAACGCAGATGAGAGGCACTCTCGCCACAATGGTGGCATATTCATCAGTctcattagtttttttaattgtattagCTTTACCTTATGAAGGATGTTATATGATCGATGAGTGTAGGAGGCAAGGCAAAAGCATATATGGTTGGGTTTTTTTATAATGAGATGAGCAAAACAGAGGaaatcttctattttaattatatatcagTTAAATTTGATTCCGACAATTGAACAGTAGCATATGCATGAACCATATTGTAGTAGTTTTCTTATTCTAAATGGAGAAATGGTCCACTTTAAATAATTATCCTAATGAAGTAATTTTAAGCTGTAATGTATGGATCATATTGTTGTAATTGTCCTTATAATTAGCTATtcgaattaaaaattatccagATGTATGTGTATGGACTATATAGACCATATTGTAGTAGTTTTCGTATCCCCTATTTTTagctaaagtaattttttaataaaggcAACAGCAGGACAAAAGCCTTGCAAAAAAgatcacttaataatttttcattatataaaaGTCCAACaataaactagatacaaaaatatatataaaaaataacaccaTTAGTGTTAGCCAAAACGGCTAAAGAAATAGAAAGTGGAAAAATCAGCTTCAGGCCAATAACGATCGATTACATCCTATATAATTTGTAAAACTGTAGCACATCTCAAATCAGCTTCAGgccaagctttttttttttttttctgaatttcaGGCCAAGCTAATCTAGCTGAGTTTATTAGGTGGTCCTGTAACATGATTTGTTTTAAGGACGGGTCAACTTCATTAGGGGATTTGAGAGCAATTCACaagatttttattcttttaaaccaCTATAATTATAAATCACCTCTATAATTAAAAGtgcaattaaatgaataatCGGTTGTAAATATCCATAAATATTGAATCATTGACATTCTTATCCTTTAGCTAAGAAGTGATAAAGCTGTTTGCTCGTAGAACTAAGCCACAGCTATGATGCATGTGCATGGCCGGATTAGGGAGTCACGTAACACAGAGATGGGACACTTCCTCAATTCCATGACCAAGTCTCCACGCACTCGATGTGCAACTGCTATATcgcgcattttttttttttttgaatcaaaTAGAGATTGTActaattcaaaaatcaataaGAACTACAAAGCCATCGCTAGGATCCAGCTCTCCAAAAAAAGAAATCGTACAGATCAAAAGAAGCCTATAATAACAGATTAGCAATATGCTTCCTCAGCTTATTTGTATACCACCCCCTGTAAACTATATTATCAATAATATCATTAACTAAGTTATTAGATACTGTATGCCCAAAAACAGTCCCATTCCTGTGGTGCCAAATCCCGTAGACTGCCTCCGTGAAAGTGAGTTTCAGAATACTAGCCCGCCAACCCTTTTTTCCTGTTTGGGAGATAATCCAATCAAGTTCTTCATTCCAACCTTTAATCCTATGATCCAAGTTTAGCCAATGGAGCACCTGGTCCCAAACAGTTTTTGTCATACCACACTCAAAGAACAAGTGAGTTAGAgattcattcttttctttgCACAGTTTGCAAATTGTTTCCTGGATCATACCAAATCTATGCAGCCTGTCCATAGTAGGGAGTCTACCATGACAGACCATCCAGAGGGTCAGTTTTGCTCGCGGTCTTGCATGATTGTTATGCATCAAAAACCTCCATGGAACATAAATCTCTTCCTTCAAAAGCAGCCTGTAAGTAGTTGTCATAGAGAACTTGTCCTGTTGCATCAGTTTAGCTCAATCCTGGTGGTTTAACTCAATTAACTCTCTCTGTGCCATGATGTTCTTGAATATCCAAGACCATGTCGTTTTGCTATCCAATTGGCTCTGATCTATAATTCGTAAGATTTATGTAACCTCTTGGTGCTTTTAGCTTTGGTTTTGGCACTACCTGTGTTAAAagtgaacttttttttaataacaattatatCTTTGTCTtacaaaagataataaataattatttttgtccctaaatatgaagaatgaaaatttaaattttagttttcgaAAGTATAATAAGTATGACAAATTcatgtatttattaatttccatatgttattatgaataaaaaagccTACTTGATATATTCATGAATAAATTTGTCAATGTTTTACACATTtaggaatgaaaatgattatttatttaatataatttaatcttcatccTCCTCCTCTTTTTAATCATTCCAAGaataacattataataaacactaaaaaaataggaaaataaatacaagttaaaataaatataataataagcataatattaattaataaacataattggTATATTGTTCTGAAATTTCTAatgttacattattttatttaaaatatgaaacttaaacaaaaatacatagttattaaattaattcttataaaaaaaatgagatccaACTTGATTTTGTTATTACCTAATATTCtcataataaaaatttcatatcaACTTATAGATTatgcttattaatcaatattatgcttattattatgttttttttaacttatgcttgttttcttattttttaagtgtttatttaatattatgcgtgcaatgattaaaaatagaaaaagatgaaaattaaattatattttgaataaataataatttttgtctCTGAATGTGTAAAACGCTGATAAATTTATCCATAGATATATCATGTAGACTCTTTCATTAACGGATGAAtgaatttgtcacacttttttttactttcgcgaactaaaatttaaatttttattttttgagacgAATTTGTCAACACTCTACACATTAGAaacaaaaactattattttaaaaaaaatatttccgatccatatatatatatatatatatatatatatattgccaaGTTTGCCAAGTTTCAATTGGCTTCAGCCTAGATAAGCACAAATTCCACATCCCCCAAAGTAATTAAAAGGATATTTGAATCGaaacacaacttttttttacaaaattatgtgGCTTAATTATTTCTTCTAGATGTTATCTTTAcatgaagaaataaaaatgtacTGTATTTAATGCTATTAAACATTTGTTAGTTAAAATCTTGATGcatcttaaattaaataaaaatatatatcattttacct
The nucleotide sequence above comes from Glycine soja cultivar W05 chromosome 11, ASM419377v2, whole genome shotgun sequence. Encoded proteins:
- the LOC114375803 gene encoding uncharacterized protein LOC114375803 translates to MRLMNMPPLWRECLSSAFRTALACTIVGCVTLYGPSSICTLVAFPAFSYVTAILIIINDAALGDALRGCWLALYATFQSMGPAMLSLWAVGPGRFSKATSAAAVALAAFVVVLPWPQSTHLIAKRVSLGQIVLVYVVAYANGVHTDPIMHPISLAASTALGVLACVVALLLPYPRLASSQMNQSYKRLTKNILKRLKLLVKVICEEDKITAVGLMSHAKSLVTKRTKLLSIIIRYNEGMQWERLPIKIFRSHCLSLIERLQEVDTNLRGMELALACTNSFPINILDQDFKHGLNSLEEHVTLTIKQAKQSLRDGSLTVPESNAKTTTHFLQSLHTIPTTYQELSICFFLFCAKLLHKKSLTEPPTCTQDLLVKKNGNSPKEKLANLIATLRNTNLMPAIKFSLSLGLSVFMGLIYSKENGFWAGLPVAVSYVSGREATFRAANVKAQGTVLGTVYGVLGCFVFERFLPIRFLSLLPWFIFTSFLQRSKMYGPAGGISAVIGAILILGRKNFGPPSEFALARIIETFIGLSCSIFVDLIFWPKRASTCSKTELSQCLATLGESIGSLSLLVAGKTNLEDNQRKLKMQVNELRKFVVEAEMEPNLWFLPFNSVCYNKLLGSLSRVVDLMRFGEHALKFLQQEFQRCGACEKEDVNMLEGELGHVKDLICSSIKNIEEISSTKFVAKEVEKNNNSCDLEAGKSNWGNNTCMISRLGEDGIEQTIGSFLQRSRIVVDNLYGDEGENEMKSHVVLSLSAVGFCLSACIQGTMEIEEAIKELVQWENPSSEID